One window from the genome of Amaranthus tricolor cultivar Red isolate AtriRed21 chromosome 9, ASM2621246v1, whole genome shotgun sequence encodes:
- the LOC130823433 gene encoding carbohydrate-binding X8 domain-containing protein-like, producing the protein MKFTILQCLSVLILLVLNSGSNAEVTRQSRMYDTYPTMIMHETYPIDIPPDNPTDDLPTFNPTPTTTPTAAPSTIPPNPPITNSPNIPTMNPTPMSADGGGGGGGGSRGEGGTGSGGGGAWCVANPSASEKALQVGLDYACGFGGADCSTLQSGASCFDPNSVKDHASYAYNAYYQKNPAPPSCDFGGTAQLVYTDPSSGNCHYSSSKASTSTTPTTQTTPTPVMQIPPTTFGPPTSPFSNFPGPPFSGGSGFVPEPTGSPNMAACMSQQWLLVFSSTSILMYNFIAND; encoded by the exons ATGAAATTTACGATTCTTCAGTGCCTATCAGTTCTCATCTTGCTAGTACTGAATTCAG GGTCAAATGCCGAAGTAACAAGGCAATCTCGGATGTATGATACTTATCCAACAATGATCATGCACGAAACCTATCCAATAGATATTCCACCTGACAATCCAACAGATGATCTTCCAACTTTTAATCCGACTCCTACCACCACACCAACAGCTGCACCTAGTACAATTCCACCAAACCCACCAATCACAAATTCGCCAAATATACCAACCATGAATCCTACACCAATGAGTGCAGACGGAGGAGGAGGTGGAGGCGGAGGCAGCAGAGGTGAAGGAGGCACAGGCAGCGGAGGAGGAGGAGCTTGGTGTGTGGCAAACCCAAGTGCTTCAGAAAAGGCTTTACAGGTCGGTTTGGACTATGCTTGCGGATTTGGAGGAGCTGACTGCTCCACACTTCAATCTGGAGCAAGCTGTTTTGATCCAAACTCGGTGAAAGATCATGCTTCTTATGCCTACAATGCCTATTACCAAAAGAATCCAGCTCCACCCAGCTGTGATTTTGGAGGAACAGCCCAACTTGTCTACACAGATCCTA GCTCTGGAAattgtcattactcatcatCAAAGGCATCAACAAG CACAACTCCGACAACACAGACAACTCCAACCCCAGTCATGCAGATACCACCCACTACATTCGGTCCACCAACTTCaccattttcaaattttccaggACCTCCTTTCAGTGGAGGGTCAGGATTTGTACCAGAACCAACAGGAAGCCCAAATATGGCCGCTTGCATGTCTCAGCAATGGCTTCTTGTCTTCAGTTCAACAAGCATATTGATGTACAATTTTATAgcaaatgattaa